The window CCCCGACGACATGACCCGCGGCACCCTGGCCTGGTTCGAACGTCTCGGGCGCGAGGCCTGAGCAACGACCCCCAAAGAGGCATTTGACGGTAGGGCTGCCGCTGGCGACGATTGTCGTCGTGTCCGATCTCGATTCGCTGCGCGCGACAGCGCACCCCATCCGTCTTCGGCTGTTGTCGCTGACCACGGGAGCGGCGATGAGCGCCGCCGAGGCTGCGCGAGATCTGGGCGTCTCGCAGGCGAGTGCCAGCTACCACTTCCGTGTTCTCGAGCGGGCCGGCCTGGTACGGGTCGTCGAGGTGGTCAAGGTGCGCGGTGGCGAAGCCAAGCGCTACCGCCATGAGTCGTCCGCGCAGCCGTTCGACGTCGACGCCCCTCACGAGCGGCTGCCTCTGGAGGACCGACAGCTGTACGTCGAGGCTCTGGTCGACGAGCTGCGCAGGCGCAGCGCCTTGCGCATCGACGGTCCCGCGCTCTCGACGGATGCCGAGCTGTGGATCGCGCCGGAGCTCTGGCGGCGCGTGGTGCACCACATCGGCCAGGCGACGACGGTCCTCCACGCAGGCGCGCAGAGGCCCCGCACTCCCGGAACCGTTCCGGTGTCCATGACGCTGTCCATGTTCCCTCTGCGCAAGCCGTGACCATCGTCAGCGCGCGCGAAGTGCTCCGGCACGCGGCGTTCCGGTGGCTGCTCGCCGGTCGCACGGTGGGCATCGTCGGCAACGCGGTCGCACCCATCGCGCTCGCCTTCGCCGTGCTCGATCTGACGGGCTCCCCCGCCGACCTCGGCCTCGTGGTGGCCTCCCGCTCGGTGGCGAATGTCGCCGTGCTGCTGTTCGGCGGCATCCTCGCGGACCGCCTGCCGCGCCGCGTCGTGCTCGTCTCGACCGCACTCGCGGCGGCGGCGACACAGGCGACGATCGCCGCGCTCGTGCTGACAGGATCGGCGACCGTCGCCCTGCTGGTGATCCTGAGCGTGCTCAACGGCGCCGTCGCGGCGGTCAGCCTGCCGACGACGGCCGCGATGGTCCCCGACACCGTTCCGACAGAGGCGCTCCGGCCCGCGAACGCCGTCATCCGCCTCAGCCTGAACGGGGGCACGATCGTCGGTGCCTCCGCGGGCGCAGCGGTCATCGCCGCGGTGGGAGCGGGGTGGGGGCTGGTGATCGATGCGGCGGCGTTCGCGCTCGCGGCCGCATGCTTCGCGCGGATCACGCTTACCCGCGCGACGGCACCGCACGCGGGCGAACGGTTCTCGGTCCTGTCGGATCTGCGCCGGGGGTGGATCGAGTTCTCGAGCCGGCGCTGGGTCTGGACGATCGTGGCGCAGTTCGCCGTGCTCAACGCCGCCTTCGTGGGGGCGACGACCGTCCTCGGGCCGGTGATCGCGGACGCGTCGTTCGGGCGCGCATCCTGGGGCCTCGTGATCGCCGCGCAGACCGCGGGACTCGCGATCGGCGCCATCATCGCTCTGCGCTGGCGACCCCGCCACGCGGTCGGTATCGGCGTGGGGCTCATGGCCGTGACGGCGATCCCCGTCGCGGCATTGGGGGTGTTCCCCGTGCTCCCCGTGCTGCTCATGGGGTTCCTGCTGGGCGGCGTGGCGATCGAGCTCTTCGCGATCGCATGGGACCACGCTCTGCAGACGCACATCCCCCGGACCGCACTGTCGCGCGTGTACTCGTGGGACATGCTCGGGTCCTTCATCGCCATCCCGCTGGGCGAGATCCTCGTGGGCCCGCTCGCCGACCGTTTCGGCACGACACCGGTTCTGCTCGGTTGCGCCGCGGTCATCCTCGTGGCGACCGGCGCCGCCGTCGCCACACGGAGCGTCCGCGCCGTGCAGACAGGAGGGGTCCCGCACGAGGACGCCGGGACGTGACGCGACTCCTATCCTGAACACGTGCGCCCGCTCCGCTTCGCCTTGGCCGCCGCAACGCTCGCGTCAGCCGCGATCCTCACCTTCGGCGAGGTGACCCACTGGCGTGCGAGCCGGCGACGGCTCGGCTCGCCATCCGCGCGGGGGACGGAGGCCGTCGTCGTCCTCGGCTACGGCAACCGCGGGCCGCGGGCCAATCGCGAGAACCGCTATCGCGTGCGGGCAGGGCTCCGCTCGATCGACCCCGCGGCGACCCGCAGCGTCCTGGTGTTCTGCGGCGGCACGGTGGAGGGCCCGACTCCCGAGGCAGACATCATGGATGCCTACGCCCGCGACGAGCTCGGCTACCGCGGCCCCTCCGTGCGGGAGCGGCAAAGCCGGTCCACGTGGCAGAACATCGAGAATGCGATCCCCCTGATCGAGTCGGCCGACGTCATCAAGATCGTGTCGAACTCGATCCATGCGGAATTGGCCCGCGGATACCTGTGGATGCTGCGACCCGACCTCGCCGCACGACTCGCCCGCGGGGCGGACTACCGCTTCGGCGAGATCCTCCTCGTGAAGCCGGTCGCCGCTCTCCTCGGCCGCAAGAAGCTCCGCCGCCTCCGCTTGCTCGACTGAGCCTCCTTCCTTCCAGCCGCGAGACCGTTGCCCCCTCCACGCCCGGTGCCCGGACGCGGAGCCTCCAGCCGCGAGACTGCATCTCCCGCACGAGATCACGGTATTTACCCGTGATCTCGTCGCGAAGATGCAGTCTCGCGGGATTGGGGGCGGGAAGGCGCGGATGCGGAGTGAGGGGCGCAGCAGAGCTGCGGGTCACTCCCAGGTGGCCCCGTCGGGGTCGAGGCCCTCGCCGCGGGCACGGGCGTCGATCGCACGCCGCAACCAGGCGGCGAGGCCCGGTCGCACAGCGTCGTAGTGCGCGGTGAACGCGGGATCCGCTTCGTACATGCGGCCGAGGCAGACCTGCATGCTGCGCGTGAGGGGGAAGTACTGCGAGAACACCTCGCGGTGCCGATCGACGAGCGCGTTCGCACCCTCGCTGCCCGGCTCGACTCCGGCGTCGACCGCAGCCGCCAGCTGCGCGTCCAGCGCGCTGACGGTCTGCGCGATGCGCGTCCAGTCCGCCGCCTCCCGCTCGGCCGAGCGTTCCGCGTACTGCTGCCACTGGACGGTGTCGCCGTATCGCTCGCGCGCCTGCAGCGGCCACCGCGGATCCCACTCGGGACCGAACGTCTCCACCTGCTCGCGCACCGTGAGCGTGAGGCCGTTCTCGTACGCATCGATCATCCGCTCGACATCGTCGCCGCGGCGCCGCAGCTCCTCGATGCGCTCCCCCAGCCGTGCTCGTTGCGTGCGGAGCACGTCGGCGGCCTCGAGCGCCGAGCCGTCGAGGATGATGCGGACGTCGTCGAGCCCGATCCCGAGCTCGCGGTAGAGGACGATTCGCTGCAGCCGCTCCAGGTCGACGCCGGCGTACCGGCGGTACCCACTGGCCTCTCGTACCGAGGGCCTGGCGAGCCCGATCTCGTCCCAGTGGTGCAGCGTGCGCACCGTGACACCGAGCCGATGGGCCGCCTGTCCGACGCTCAGGTCGCTCCCGTCAGACATGCTCACCATTGTCACCTCCCTCGACGCCGATGCCGACGGCGCGCAGCGCGGCCGTCTCCTCGCTGGTCGGATCGAACGGCTTGGCCGCGGTGAACACGACGCGAACGTTCTCGGGCGTCAGCACCTCGATGTCGCGGGTGTTCCATGCGGTGTCGCGCGGACCGGTCATCGCTCCCGCATCCACGGCGCGAACCGCATCCGCGATGTCGTCCACCTGACCCAGCACGCAGGCGAAGCTGGCGCTCATCGCCGTCGGCGCCTGATCCACGGATGCGGCCGGCACCAGCAGGACGTCCTGGAACGCCCACCGGCGCAGGTGCACGAGCTGCCCCGGGATCGCGAAGAGCTCGAAGAAGCCCAGCCCGCGGGTCCAGAAGTCGACGGACGCGGGGATATCGGCGGTCGGGATCGTGACGAACATGGGCATGCCGTAGATCCCGCGGAACAGCTCGGGGGCGACGGCATCGGGTCCGGGAGCAGGCACGGGACTGACGTCGAAGGCGTTGGAGAAGTCGCTCATGGGACCACCGTGCGCCCTCACGCCGCGTGAGGGTCAAGCAGCGTCGTCCACGGGCGGGCGGAACCTCCCCCACGCGATCGTGCAGACGGCCATCAGCAGGGAGGCGCCCACGACGTACAGGGCGACGGGTGTCGTCGAGCCCGTCGCCGCCAGAAGCGAGGTCGCGATCAGCGGCGCGATGCCGCCGCCGACGATCGCTCCGAACTGATACGCCATGCTCACGCCCGAGTAACGGAGTCGGCTCGGGAAGGTGCGGGTGAGGATCGACGGCACGACCGCCCAGGCGAACGACGTCGACGCGTGCGCGAGGATTGTGCCCACTGCGGCGAGCCAGATCTCTCCGGTGTTGAACAGGAGGAAGAAGACGATCGCCGTCGCGGCCATGAGGATGCCGCCCAGCACTCCCATCGGCACGAGGCCCCGACGATCGGCGATCCGTGCGAGCAGAGGGATCATGACGATCTGCAGCACGCAGCACGCGATGCCGATCCACAGCAGCGCGCTCTGGCCGTAGCCCAACTGGGCGGTTCCGTAGCTCAGCGCCCACGTGAGCACGAGGTAGGAGAGGATCGAGGGCACCCCCGCGATCACGATCGTCACGATCAGCTGCGGGGTGAACCGGGCGAAGACCTCCATGAAGGGCACGCGGGCGGGCGCGTTCTTCACGGCCGACTCGAAGAGGGGGCTCTCGCCGAGGCGGCGCCTGGTCCACAGACCGACGACGACGAGAACGACGCTGATGACGAAGCCGATCCGCCATCCCCACGCCTGGAAATCCGGCCCCGTGACAGCGAGCAGCACGATCAGCATGAGGTTCGCGAGCATGAGCCCGGCGGGCAGGCCGATCATCGGCGCCGCTCCGTAGAGCGCCCGGCGCTGCGGCGGCGCGTGCTCGATGGCCATCGTCACGGCCCCTCCCCATTCGGCGCCGACGCCGAGTCCCTGCGCCAGACGCAGCACGACGAGGAGGATGGGGGCGGCGATGCCGATGGCCTCGAAGTTGGGCACGAGGCCGATCAGGACCGTGGCCCCGCCCATCACGAAGAGGGAGAGCACCAGCATCCGCTTGCGTCCGATGCGGTCCCCGAAGTGTCCTGCGAGGATCCCGCCCAAGGGGCGCGCGACGAAGCCGAAGGCGAAGGTCACGAAAGCTCCGAGCTGGCTCGCAGCGGGATCGTCCGACGGGAAGAACTGCGGACCGAACACCAGCGCGGCACAGGCGGCGTAGAGGAAGAAGTCGTACCACTCGATGGTGGTGCCGAGGAAGGTGGCGCCGATCACCCGCCGCGACTCACGGGCCATGCCCGGGTCGACGACGGCCGGCGTGGCCGAGTCGTTCTGTGTCATGAGCGGTCCTCCTTGACCGTCGTGGATGGATGGTGGGCGTCAGTGCACGATGCGCATGGTGCCGGTCGGGGCGTCGACGCCGCCGACGAGCGCCCGCAACCCGGCCTTGAGGCGCGGCAGGTCGACTTTGCCGTGGGGGCTGCGCTCGAGGGTGTCGCGGATCACGAGATGCCGCGGCTTCTTGTACCCGGCGAGACGGGCGTCCAGGTGCGTGCGCAGGGCCTCGGCGTCGATCGCCGCCCCGCCTGCGGGAACGACGACGGCAGTCACCACCTCGCCGTAGCGCTGGTCCGGCATCCCGAACACGACGGCGTCGCCGATGGCGGGGAAGGCGAGCAGTGCCTCCTCCACCTCCGCGGGATAGACCTTCTCGCCGCCGGTGTTCACGACGGAGCTCCCCCGGCCGAGCAGCTCGACCGTCCCGTCTCCGTGCGCGAGGGCCCAGTCGCCGGGCATGACGTGGCGCACACCGTCGATGACCGGGAAGGTGGCTCGGGTCTTCTCCTCGTCGCGGAAGTATCCCTTCGGCAGCGTGCCGCGGAACGCCAGGATGCCGCGTCCGCCGTCGAGGTGCTGCACCTGCTGGAGGTCCTCGTCGAGCACGACCGCACCCGGCAGCAGGCGCAGCTCGCCCGGGAGATCATCGGCGGATGCGGTGACGTTGACGGCGTAGGGACCGCCCTCCGTCGAGGCGAGCAGGTCGGTGATGACGATGTCGCCGCTCTCATGGAACCGTCGCTTCACCTGGGTGCTGAAACGCATCCCGGAGCTGATGATG is drawn from Microbacterium binotii and contains these coding sequences:
- a CDS encoding MerR family transcriptional regulator, producing MSDGSDLSVGQAAHRLGVTVRTLHHWDEIGLARPSVREASGYRRYAGVDLERLQRIVLYRELGIGLDDVRIILDGSALEAADVLRTQRARLGERIEELRRRGDDVERMIDAYENGLTLTVREQVETFGPEWDPRWPLQARERYGDTVQWQQYAERSAEREAADWTRIAQTVSALDAQLAAAVDAGVEPGSEGANALVDRHREVFSQYFPLTRSMQVCLGRMYEADPAFTAHYDAVRPGLAAWLRRAIDARARGEGLDPDGATWE
- a CDS encoding MFS transporter; amino-acid sequence: MTQNDSATPAVVDPGMARESRRVIGATFLGTTIEWYDFFLYAACAALVFGPQFFPSDDPAASQLGAFVTFAFGFVARPLGGILAGHFGDRIGRKRMLVLSLFVMGGATVLIGLVPNFEAIGIAAPILLVVLRLAQGLGVGAEWGGAVTMAIEHAPPQRRALYGAAPMIGLPAGLMLANLMLIVLLAVTGPDFQAWGWRIGFVISVVLVVVGLWTRRRLGESPLFESAVKNAPARVPFMEVFARFTPQLIVTIVIAGVPSILSYLVLTWALSYGTAQLGYGQSALLWIGIACCVLQIVMIPLLARIADRRGLVPMGVLGGILMAATAIVFFLLFNTGEIWLAAVGTILAHASTSFAWAVVPSILTRTFPSRLRYSGVSMAYQFGAIVGGGIAPLIATSLLAATGSTTPVALYVVGASLLMAVCTIAWGRFRPPVDDAA
- a CDS encoding winged helix-turn-helix domain-containing protein codes for the protein MSDLDSLRATAHPIRLRLLSLTTGAAMSAAEAARDLGVSQASASYHFRVLERAGLVRVVEVVKVRGGEAKRYRHESSAQPFDVDAPHERLPLEDRQLYVEALVDELRRRSALRIDGPALSTDAELWIAPELWRRVVHHIGQATTVLHAGAQRPRTPGTVPVSMTLSMFPLRKP
- a CDS encoding YdcF family protein, producing the protein MRPLRFALAAATLASAAILTFGEVTHWRASRRRLGSPSARGTEAVVVLGYGNRGPRANRENRYRVRAGLRSIDPAATRSVLVFCGGTVEGPTPEADIMDAYARDELGYRGPSVRERQSRSTWQNIENAIPLIESADVIKIVSNSIHAELARGYLWMLRPDLAARLARGADYRFGEILLVKPVAALLGRKKLRRLRLLD
- a CDS encoding MFS transporter gives rise to the protein MTIVSAREVLRHAAFRWLLAGRTVGIVGNAVAPIALAFAVLDLTGSPADLGLVVASRSVANVAVLLFGGILADRLPRRVVLVSTALAAAATQATIAALVLTGSATVALLVILSVLNGAVAAVSLPTTAAMVPDTVPTEALRPANAVIRLSLNGGTIVGASAGAAVIAAVGAGWGLVIDAAAFALAAACFARITLTRATAPHAGERFSVLSDLRRGWIEFSSRRWVWTIVAQFAVLNAAFVGATTVLGPVIADASFGRASWGLVIAAQTAGLAIGAIIALRWRPRHAVGIGVGLMAVTAIPVAALGVFPVLPVLLMGFLLGGVAIELFAIAWDHALQTHIPRTALSRVYSWDMLGSFIAIPLGEILVGPLADRFGTTPVLLGCAAVILVATGAAVATRSVRAVQTGGVPHEDAGT
- a CDS encoding VOC family protein is translated as MSDFSNAFDVSPVPAPGPDAVAPELFRGIYGMPMFVTIPTADIPASVDFWTRGLGFFELFAIPGQLVHLRRWAFQDVLLVPAASVDQAPTAMSASFACVLGQVDDIADAVRAVDAGAMTGPRDTAWNTRDIEVLTPENVRVVFTAAKPFDPTSEETAALRAVGIGVEGGDNGEHV